A window from Solanum stenotomum isolate F172 chromosome 5, ASM1918654v1, whole genome shotgun sequence encodes these proteins:
- the LOC125866006 gene encoding myb-related protein 2-like isoform X4, whose translation MLHLDPSLFLFPFAYKSSLATSLICEVVQLRTYIKAVVNSSLEPSIRSNNNIIVWRIQKNHDSYLKGKTRLKSSTADHFQKARKMYHHHHQEKSMHPSTRMSVPERHLFLQGGNGNGDSGLVLSTDAKPRLKWTPDLHERFIEAVNQLGGADKATPKSVLKLMGIQGLTLYHLKSHLQKYRLSKNLHGQANASGTNKAVAVTGVERISENSATCMSNPSMVPQPNKNIQISEAIQMQIEVQRRLHEQLELRIEAQGKYLQSVLEKAQETLGRQNMETVGLEAVKVQLSEFVSKASNQCLNSPFPDIKELSGFHSQHTQATQPTDRSIDSCLTSRDGSLRDNTMHDNQIGLRPFDFTPSIECKDIENDTRLQQTELRWCDNLKENRRLFSPMNDGREKTFTRETNCNNLSMSIGLQDEKLNGSMNHSDGNFNGTERDVKLFHQVTNRSESVPQRHKSSQEYKLSYFEPKLDLNMHDETDAASSCKQFDLNGFSWG comes from the exons ATGCTTCACCTGGACCCGTCCCTCTTTCTCTTCCCATTCGCTTATAAGAGCTCTTTGGCAACATCTTTGATCTGTGAAGTTGTACAACTAAGGACATACATAAAAGCAGTAGTAAACAGTTCTCTTGAACCGAGTATCAggagcaacaacaacatcatagTCTGGAGAATACAGAAGAATCATGATTCGTATTTGAAGGGAAAGACTAGACTGAAATCAAGTACAGCAGATCACTTTCAG AAGGCTAGAAAGATGTACCATCATCACCACCAGGAAAAGAGCATGCACCCTTCAACAAGAATGTCTGTTCCTGAACGACATCTGTTCCTGCAAGGTGGAAATGGCAACGGAGATTCAGGGCTTGTCCTATCAACTGATGCTAAGCCAAGATTGAAATGGACACCGGACCTCCATGAGAGGTTTATAGAAGCAGTTAATCAACTTGGTGGAGCAGACA AAGCCACTCCAAAATCAGTTTTAAAGCTTATGGGGATTCAAGGATTAACCTTGTACCACTTAAAGAGTCATCTTCAG AAATACAGACTAAGTAAGAATCTCCATGGACAAGCAAATGCTAGTGGGACAAATAAAGCTG TTGCAGTAACAGGAGTAGAAAGGATATCTGAGAATAGTGCAACATGTATGAGTAATCCAAGCATGGTACCCCAACCAAACAA AAATATTCAAATAAGTGAAGCAATACAAATGCAAATAGAAGTGCAGAGAAGGCTTCACGAGCAGCTTGAG TTACGGATAGAAGCTCAGGGGAAATATCTGCAGTCCGTGCTTGAGAAAGCACAAGAAACTCTTGGAAGACAAAACATGGAAACAGTAGGATTAGAGGCAGTCAAGGTTCAACTATCAGAATTCGTATCCAAAGCATCCAATCAATGCCTGAACTCTCCATTTCCGGATATAAAAGAGCTATCAGGATTTCACAGCCAACACACACAAGCTACACAGCCAACAGATCGTTCAATCGACAGCTGCTTGACCTCTCGTGATGGCTCTTTGAGGGACAACACAATGCATGATAACCAAATTGGATTGAGGCCTTTCGACTTTACACCATCTATCGAGTGTAAGGATATTGAAAATGATACCAGGCTACAGCAGACAGAACTACGATGGTGTGACAACCTCAAGGAGAACAGAAGATTATTCTCCCCTATGAACGACGGTAGAGAAAAAACATTCACCCGAGAGACGAACTGCAATAACTTATCAATGAGTATTGGACTTCAAGACGAAAAACTGAATGGAAGCATGAACCACTCTGATGGAAACTTCAATGGAACAGAGAGAGATGTCAAACTATTTCACCAGGTAACCAACAGAAGTGAATCAGTGCCACAGAGGCACAAATCTTCGCAAGAGTATAAGCTGTCATACTTTGAACCTAAACTGGATCTAAACATGCATGATGAAACTGATGCTGCTTCAAGTTGTAAGCAATTTGACCTAAATGGTTTCAGTTGGGGTTGA
- the LOC125866007 gene encoding IQ domain-containing protein IQM3-like, producing MEVSSLSTFDFSSHDEHHQFSFSDRRRPEFDSSVSNAAMKVQKVYRSYRTRRMLADSAVVAEVLWWQAIDYARLNHSTVSFFNFLKPETASSRWNRISLNASKVGKGLSKDAKAQKLAFQHWIEAIDPRHRYGHNLHIYYQEWCKTECGQPFFFWLDLGDGKKVDLEECPRSKLQKQSIKYLGPQEREHYEYIVAEGKIVNEKTGDVLDTTKGLPGAKWIFVMSTSRRLYAGEKKKGMFHHSSFLAGGATSAAGRLVVKDGRVMSISAYSGHYRPTEDRLDSFLSFLNENGVNLDEVEIRKSNEDYDSYGDRKSIGSGYTSDFSALSDSPSQADLPKEEKTDLPLESAWNLVAQTSNYNRSLSCSLQIPIAEVPRTPILRRIHSEKFTKSYQLPLVWSTGAGPRIGCFADFPAELKWQALELTNLSPRPCSV from the exons ATGGAAGTGAGTTCTTTGTCTACTTTTGATTTCAGCTCTCATGATGAGcatcatcaattttctttttccgATCGCCGAAGGCCGGAATTCGACAGCTCTGTTTCAAATGCCGCCATGAAAGTTCAGAAGGTTTATAGGAGTTATCGTACACGGCGCATGTTAGCTGACTCTGCCGTGGTTGCTGAAGTGCTCTG GTGGCAAGCTATAGATTATGCTAGATTGAATCACAGTACAGTTTCTTTCTTCAACTTCTTAAAACCAGAAACAGCGTCTTCCCGGTGGAATCGCATAAGCTTAAATGCTTCCAAG GTTGGTAAAGGTCTGTCCAAAGACGCCAAAGCTCAGAAATTGGCTTTTCAACACTGGATTGAGGCG ATTGACCCACGCCATCGTTATGGGCATAACTTGCATATTTATTATCAAGAATGGTGTAAAACTGAATGTGGTCAGCCCTTCTTCTTTTG GTTGGATCTTGGAGATGGCAAAAAGGTTGATCTCGAAGAATGTCCAAGATCTAAGCTTCAGAAGCAAAGTATCAAGTACCTTGGACCT CAAGAGAGAGAACATTATGAATATATTGTTGCTGAAGGAAAAATTGTGAATGAGAAAACTGGAGATGTTCTTGATACAACTAAAGGGTTGCCAGGGGCAAAGTGGATTTTTGTGATGAGCACGTCAAGAAGACTCTATGCTGGTGAG AAAAAGAAAGGGATGTTTCATCATTCCAGCTTTCTTGCTGGTGGAGCTACTTCGGCTGCTGGAAGACTAGTGGTAAAGGATGGAAGAGTTATG TCTATTTCAGCATATAGTGGACATTATCGCCCAACAGAAGATAGGCTTGACAGCTTTTTATCATTTCTTAATGAAAATGGGGTCAACCTGGATGAAGTTGAG ATAAGAAAATCAAATGAAGACTATGACAGCTATGGAGACAGAAAATCTATTGGAAGTGGCTATACATCTGATTTTTCAGCTCTATCAGATTCTCCTTCTCAAGCTGATCTTCCAAAGGAAGAGAAAACAGACCTTCCCTTGGAATCAGCCTGGAATCTGGTAGCTCAAACGAGTAACTATAACCGATCCCTCTCATGCAGTCTTCAGATCCCAATAGCAGAGGTGCCAAGGACTCCAATACTACGAAGGATTCATTCCGAGAAGTTTACAAAGTCGTATCAACTTCCCTTGGTGTGGTCAACAGGTGCTGGACCAAGAATTGGCTGTTTTGCTGACTTCCCTGCGGAGCTTAAATGGCAGGCCTTGGAACTGACTAACCTCTCACCTAGACCTTGTTCTGTATGA
- the LOC125866006 gene encoding myb-related protein 2-like isoform X2 — protein MLHLDPSLFLFPFAYKSSLATSLICEVVQLRTYIKAVVNSSLEPSIRSNNNIIVWRIQKNHDSYLKGKTRLKSSTADHFQARKMYHHHHQEKSMHPSTRMSVPERHLFLQGGNGNGDSGLVLSTDAKPRLKWTPDLHERFIEAVNQLGGADKATPKSVLKLMGIQGLTLYHLKSHLQKYRLSKNLHGQANASGTNKAVAVTGVERISENSATCMSNPSMVPQPNKNIQISEAIQMQIEVQRRLHEQLEVQRHLQLRIEAQGKYLQSVLEKAQETLGRQNMETVGLEAVKVQLSEFVSKASNQCLNSPFPDIKELSGFHSQHTQATQPTDRSIDSCLTSRDGSLRDNTMHDNQIGLRPFDFTPSIECKDIENDTRLQQTELRWCDNLKENRRLFSPMNDGREKTFTRETNCNNLSMSIGLQDEKLNGSMNHSDGNFNGTERDVKLFHQVTNRSESVPQRHKSSQEYKLSYFEPKLDLNMHDETDAASSCKQFDLNGFSWG, from the exons ATGCTTCACCTGGACCCGTCCCTCTTTCTCTTCCCATTCGCTTATAAGAGCTCTTTGGCAACATCTTTGATCTGTGAAGTTGTACAACTAAGGACATACATAAAAGCAGTAGTAAACAGTTCTCTTGAACCGAGTATCAggagcaacaacaacatcatagTCTGGAGAATACAGAAGAATCATGATTCGTATTTGAAGGGAAAGACTAGACTGAAATCAAGTACAGCAGATCACTTTCAG GCTAGAAAGATGTACCATCATCACCACCAGGAAAAGAGCATGCACCCTTCAACAAGAATGTCTGTTCCTGAACGACATCTGTTCCTGCAAGGTGGAAATGGCAACGGAGATTCAGGGCTTGTCCTATCAACTGATGCTAAGCCAAGATTGAAATGGACACCGGACCTCCATGAGAGGTTTATAGAAGCAGTTAATCAACTTGGTGGAGCAGACA AAGCCACTCCAAAATCAGTTTTAAAGCTTATGGGGATTCAAGGATTAACCTTGTACCACTTAAAGAGTCATCTTCAG AAATACAGACTAAGTAAGAATCTCCATGGACAAGCAAATGCTAGTGGGACAAATAAAGCTG TTGCAGTAACAGGAGTAGAAAGGATATCTGAGAATAGTGCAACATGTATGAGTAATCCAAGCATGGTACCCCAACCAAACAA AAATATTCAAATAAGTGAAGCAATACAAATGCAAATAGAAGTGCAGAGAAGGCTTCACGAGCAGCTTGAG GTACAACGACATTTACAGTTACGGATAGAAGCTCAGGGGAAATATCTGCAGTCCGTGCTTGAGAAAGCACAAGAAACTCTTGGAAGACAAAACATGGAAACAGTAGGATTAGAGGCAGTCAAGGTTCAACTATCAGAATTCGTATCCAAAGCATCCAATCAATGCCTGAACTCTCCATTTCCGGATATAAAAGAGCTATCAGGATTTCACAGCCAACACACACAAGCTACACAGCCAACAGATCGTTCAATCGACAGCTGCTTGACCTCTCGTGATGGCTCTTTGAGGGACAACACAATGCATGATAACCAAATTGGATTGAGGCCTTTCGACTTTACACCATCTATCGAGTGTAAGGATATTGAAAATGATACCAGGCTACAGCAGACAGAACTACGATGGTGTGACAACCTCAAGGAGAACAGAAGATTATTCTCCCCTATGAACGACGGTAGAGAAAAAACATTCACCCGAGAGACGAACTGCAATAACTTATCAATGAGTATTGGACTTCAAGACGAAAAACTGAATGGAAGCATGAACCACTCTGATGGAAACTTCAATGGAACAGAGAGAGATGTCAAACTATTTCACCAGGTAACCAACAGAAGTGAATCAGTGCCACAGAGGCACAAATCTTCGCAAGAGTATAAGCTGTCATACTTTGAACCTAAACTGGATCTAAACATGCATGATGAAACTGATGCTGCTTCAAGTTGTAAGCAATTTGACCTAAATGGTTTCAGTTGGGGTTGA
- the LOC125866006 gene encoding myb-related protein 2-like isoform X3, which translates to MLHLDPSLFLFPFAYKSSLATSLICEVVQLRTYIKAVVNSSLEPSIRSNNNIIVWRIQKNHDSYLKGKTRLKSSTADHFQKARKMYHHHHQEKSMHPSTRMSVPERHLFLQGGNGNGDSGLVLSTDAKPRLKWTPDLHERFIEAVNQLGGADKATPKSVLKLMGIQGLTLYHLKSHLQKYRLSKNLHGQANASGTNKAVTGVERISENSATCMSNPSMVPQPNKNIQISEAIQMQIEVQRRLHEQLEVQRHLQLRIEAQGKYLQSVLEKAQETLGRQNMETVGLEAVKVQLSEFVSKASNQCLNSPFPDIKELSGFHSQHTQATQPTDRSIDSCLTSRDGSLRDNTMHDNQIGLRPFDFTPSIECKDIENDTRLQQTELRWCDNLKENRRLFSPMNDGREKTFTRETNCNNLSMSIGLQDEKLNGSMNHSDGNFNGTERDVKLFHQVTNRSESVPQRHKSSQEYKLSYFEPKLDLNMHDETDAASSCKQFDLNGFSWG; encoded by the exons ATGCTTCACCTGGACCCGTCCCTCTTTCTCTTCCCATTCGCTTATAAGAGCTCTTTGGCAACATCTTTGATCTGTGAAGTTGTACAACTAAGGACATACATAAAAGCAGTAGTAAACAGTTCTCTTGAACCGAGTATCAggagcaacaacaacatcatagTCTGGAGAATACAGAAGAATCATGATTCGTATTTGAAGGGAAAGACTAGACTGAAATCAAGTACAGCAGATCACTTTCAG AAGGCTAGAAAGATGTACCATCATCACCACCAGGAAAAGAGCATGCACCCTTCAACAAGAATGTCTGTTCCTGAACGACATCTGTTCCTGCAAGGTGGAAATGGCAACGGAGATTCAGGGCTTGTCCTATCAACTGATGCTAAGCCAAGATTGAAATGGACACCGGACCTCCATGAGAGGTTTATAGAAGCAGTTAATCAACTTGGTGGAGCAGACA AAGCCACTCCAAAATCAGTTTTAAAGCTTATGGGGATTCAAGGATTAACCTTGTACCACTTAAAGAGTCATCTTCAG AAATACAGACTAAGTAAGAATCTCCATGGACAAGCAAATGCTAGTGGGACAAATAAAGCTG TAACAGGAGTAGAAAGGATATCTGAGAATAGTGCAACATGTATGAGTAATCCAAGCATGGTACCCCAACCAAACAA AAATATTCAAATAAGTGAAGCAATACAAATGCAAATAGAAGTGCAGAGAAGGCTTCACGAGCAGCTTGAG GTACAACGACATTTACAGTTACGGATAGAAGCTCAGGGGAAATATCTGCAGTCCGTGCTTGAGAAAGCACAAGAAACTCTTGGAAGACAAAACATGGAAACAGTAGGATTAGAGGCAGTCAAGGTTCAACTATCAGAATTCGTATCCAAAGCATCCAATCAATGCCTGAACTCTCCATTTCCGGATATAAAAGAGCTATCAGGATTTCACAGCCAACACACACAAGCTACACAGCCAACAGATCGTTCAATCGACAGCTGCTTGACCTCTCGTGATGGCTCTTTGAGGGACAACACAATGCATGATAACCAAATTGGATTGAGGCCTTTCGACTTTACACCATCTATCGAGTGTAAGGATATTGAAAATGATACCAGGCTACAGCAGACAGAACTACGATGGTGTGACAACCTCAAGGAGAACAGAAGATTATTCTCCCCTATGAACGACGGTAGAGAAAAAACATTCACCCGAGAGACGAACTGCAATAACTTATCAATGAGTATTGGACTTCAAGACGAAAAACTGAATGGAAGCATGAACCACTCTGATGGAAACTTCAATGGAACAGAGAGAGATGTCAAACTATTTCACCAGGTAACCAACAGAAGTGAATCAGTGCCACAGAGGCACAAATCTTCGCAAGAGTATAAGCTGTCATACTTTGAACCTAAACTGGATCTAAACATGCATGATGAAACTGATGCTGCTTCAAGTTGTAAGCAATTTGACCTAAATGGTTTCAGTTGGGGTTGA
- the LOC125866006 gene encoding myb-related protein 2-like isoform X1, translating to MLHLDPSLFLFPFAYKSSLATSLICEVVQLRTYIKAVVNSSLEPSIRSNNNIIVWRIQKNHDSYLKGKTRLKSSTADHFQKARKMYHHHHQEKSMHPSTRMSVPERHLFLQGGNGNGDSGLVLSTDAKPRLKWTPDLHERFIEAVNQLGGADKATPKSVLKLMGIQGLTLYHLKSHLQKYRLSKNLHGQANASGTNKAVAVTGVERISENSATCMSNPSMVPQPNKNIQISEAIQMQIEVQRRLHEQLEVQRHLQLRIEAQGKYLQSVLEKAQETLGRQNMETVGLEAVKVQLSEFVSKASNQCLNSPFPDIKELSGFHSQHTQATQPTDRSIDSCLTSRDGSLRDNTMHDNQIGLRPFDFTPSIECKDIENDTRLQQTELRWCDNLKENRRLFSPMNDGREKTFTRETNCNNLSMSIGLQDEKLNGSMNHSDGNFNGTERDVKLFHQVTNRSESVPQRHKSSQEYKLSYFEPKLDLNMHDETDAASSCKQFDLNGFSWG from the exons ATGCTTCACCTGGACCCGTCCCTCTTTCTCTTCCCATTCGCTTATAAGAGCTCTTTGGCAACATCTTTGATCTGTGAAGTTGTACAACTAAGGACATACATAAAAGCAGTAGTAAACAGTTCTCTTGAACCGAGTATCAggagcaacaacaacatcatagTCTGGAGAATACAGAAGAATCATGATTCGTATTTGAAGGGAAAGACTAGACTGAAATCAAGTACAGCAGATCACTTTCAG AAGGCTAGAAAGATGTACCATCATCACCACCAGGAAAAGAGCATGCACCCTTCAACAAGAATGTCTGTTCCTGAACGACATCTGTTCCTGCAAGGTGGAAATGGCAACGGAGATTCAGGGCTTGTCCTATCAACTGATGCTAAGCCAAGATTGAAATGGACACCGGACCTCCATGAGAGGTTTATAGAAGCAGTTAATCAACTTGGTGGAGCAGACA AAGCCACTCCAAAATCAGTTTTAAAGCTTATGGGGATTCAAGGATTAACCTTGTACCACTTAAAGAGTCATCTTCAG AAATACAGACTAAGTAAGAATCTCCATGGACAAGCAAATGCTAGTGGGACAAATAAAGCTG TTGCAGTAACAGGAGTAGAAAGGATATCTGAGAATAGTGCAACATGTATGAGTAATCCAAGCATGGTACCCCAACCAAACAA AAATATTCAAATAAGTGAAGCAATACAAATGCAAATAGAAGTGCAGAGAAGGCTTCACGAGCAGCTTGAG GTACAACGACATTTACAGTTACGGATAGAAGCTCAGGGGAAATATCTGCAGTCCGTGCTTGAGAAAGCACAAGAAACTCTTGGAAGACAAAACATGGAAACAGTAGGATTAGAGGCAGTCAAGGTTCAACTATCAGAATTCGTATCCAAAGCATCCAATCAATGCCTGAACTCTCCATTTCCGGATATAAAAGAGCTATCAGGATTTCACAGCCAACACACACAAGCTACACAGCCAACAGATCGTTCAATCGACAGCTGCTTGACCTCTCGTGATGGCTCTTTGAGGGACAACACAATGCATGATAACCAAATTGGATTGAGGCCTTTCGACTTTACACCATCTATCGAGTGTAAGGATATTGAAAATGATACCAGGCTACAGCAGACAGAACTACGATGGTGTGACAACCTCAAGGAGAACAGAAGATTATTCTCCCCTATGAACGACGGTAGAGAAAAAACATTCACCCGAGAGACGAACTGCAATAACTTATCAATGAGTATTGGACTTCAAGACGAAAAACTGAATGGAAGCATGAACCACTCTGATGGAAACTTCAATGGAACAGAGAGAGATGTCAAACTATTTCACCAGGTAACCAACAGAAGTGAATCAGTGCCACAGAGGCACAAATCTTCGCAAGAGTATAAGCTGTCATACTTTGAACCTAAACTGGATCTAAACATGCATGATGAAACTGATGCTGCTTCAAGTTGTAAGCAATTTGACCTAAATGGTTTCAGTTGGGGTTGA